A region of Pseudomonas sp. Marseille-Q3773 DNA encodes the following proteins:
- a CDS encoding SulP family inorganic anion transporter, with product MFLSRWLPGLANLLHYRREWFHADLQAGLSVAAIQIPIAIAYAQIVGLPPQYGLYACVLPMMVYALVGSSRQLMVGPDAATCAMIAGAVAPLAMGDPQRIAELSVIVTLLVGVMLIAAGLARAGFIASFFSRPILIGYLNGIGLSLIAGQLSKVVGFRIEGDGFILSVIDFFQRLGEIHWVTLFIGLSALGLLIWLPRRYPRLPAALTVVALFMLLVGVFGLDRFGVAILGPVPAGIPQLAWPHSNLAEMKSLLRDALGIATVSFCSAMLTARSFAARHGYAINANHEFVALGVSNLAAGMSQGFAISGADSRTAVNDMVGGKSQLVGIIAALVIALILLLFTAPMAWIPQAALGAVLLMAGWGLIDIRSLGHIRRLSRFEFWLCLLTTVGVLGLGVLPGIVFAVTLAILRLLYSIYQPTDAVLGWLPGTEGQVDIRKHKDARTVPGLVVYRFDDAILFFNADYFKMRLLEAVQNQAQPKAVLFDAEAVTSIDVSGIAALREVRDTLAAQGILFAIARARGTFLRMLVRSGMAREMEEQLLFGSVRAGIRAYRVWRNRNRRVQVAAQG from the coding sequence ATGTTTCTCTCCCGCTGGCTGCCGGGCCTTGCCAACCTGCTGCACTACCGCCGCGAGTGGTTCCACGCCGACCTGCAGGCCGGCCTGTCAGTGGCGGCGATCCAGATCCCGATTGCCATCGCCTATGCGCAGATCGTCGGCCTGCCGCCGCAGTACGGCCTGTACGCCTGTGTGCTGCCGATGATGGTCTACGCCCTGGTCGGCAGCTCGCGCCAGTTGATGGTCGGCCCCGATGCTGCCACCTGTGCCATGATCGCTGGCGCGGTGGCGCCACTGGCCATGGGCGACCCACAGCGGATTGCCGAGCTTTCGGTAATCGTCACCCTGCTGGTCGGGGTGATGCTTATCGCCGCAGGCCTGGCCCGGGCCGGGTTCATCGCCAGCTTCTTCTCGCGACCGATCCTGATCGGCTACCTCAACGGCATCGGCCTGAGCCTGATCGCCGGGCAATTGTCCAAGGTGGTGGGGTTCAGGATCGAAGGCGACGGATTCATTCTCAGCGTGATCGACTTTTTCCAGCGCCTGGGGGAAATCCACTGGGTGACACTCTTCATCGGCCTCAGCGCACTGGGCCTGCTGATATGGCTGCCACGACGCTACCCGCGCCTGCCGGCGGCCCTTACGGTCGTGGCGCTGTTCATGCTGCTGGTCGGCGTGTTCGGCCTCGACCGCTTCGGTGTCGCCATACTTGGCCCGGTGCCCGCCGGTATCCCGCAACTGGCCTGGCCACACAGTAACCTGGCAGAAATGAAAAGCCTGCTGCGCGACGCCCTGGGTATCGCCACCGTCAGTTTCTGCAGCGCCATGCTCACTGCACGCAGCTTTGCCGCCCGGCATGGCTACGCCATCAATGCCAACCACGAATTCGTCGCCCTGGGCGTCAGCAACCTGGCTGCCGGGATGTCCCAGGGTTTCGCCATCAGCGGCGCCGACTCGCGTACCGCCGTCAATGATATGGTCGGTGGCAAAAGCCAGCTGGTGGGTATCATCGCCGCACTGGTCATCGCCCTGATCCTGCTGCTGTTCACCGCACCGATGGCGTGGATCCCGCAGGCCGCGCTGGGAGCCGTGCTGCTGATGGCCGGCTGGGGGTTGATCGATATCAGGTCGCTGGGGCACATCCGCCGCCTCAGTCGCTTCGAGTTCTGGCTGTGCCTGCTGACCACGGTGGGCGTGCTGGGCCTGGGCGTGCTGCCCGGCATCGTGTTTGCCGTGACCCTGGCGATCCTGCGCCTGCTGTACAGCATCTACCAACCCACCGACGCGGTGCTGGGCTGGCTGCCAGGCACCGAGGGCCAGGTTGACATCCGCAAGCACAAGGATGCGCGCACCGTGCCAGGCCTGGTGGTATACCGCTTCGACGACGCGATCCTGTTCTTCAACGCCGACTACTTCAAGATGCGCTTGCTTGAAGCCGTGCAGAACCAGGCACAGCCCAAGGCCGTGCTGTTCGATGCCGAAGCGGTCACCAGCATCGATGTCAGCGGCATCGCCGCCCTGCGCGAGGTGCGCGACACCCTGGCAGCCCAGGGCATCTTGTTTGCCATCGCCAGGGCCCGCGGCACCTTCCTGCGCATGCTGGTGCGCTCGGGAATGGCACGGGAAATGGAAGAGCAGCTGCTGTTCGGTTCGGTCCGGGCAGGCATCCGCGCGTACAGAGTGTGGCGTAACCGCAATCGCCGTGTGCAGGTGGCTGCGCAAGGTTGA
- a CDS encoding DUF4917 family protein, which produces MPALDAALTPWPALAARHPCDALLLGNGLSRALWKPFGYFSLFEEAQRAGRKKGLAVSDQALFKSLGTELFEPVLSTLNTTVRANAALAINSTAPLNRYYSIKEALIHAVRTVHLPWPRMPVATLAALNQALRGYRSIYTSNYDLLLPWAVQHAPHGFAELFDEQGFFDVRCTHSEGPRLLYLHGGLHLLKLPDGSTRQRSADSAELLDGFAVNIPGEVPLFVNEDRSDEKLRAIRNSDYLSWCLGQLARESQGLCLFGQHLDSTDQHLLEAIRQARPKHLAVAIRPLSAASVINQKQHFVDRLGDLPGTALHFFDAGTHPLGDAELATGLPPIR; this is translated from the coding sequence ATGCCCGCACTCGACGCCGCCCTCACCCCCTGGCCAGCCCTCGCCGCCCGCCATCCCTGTGACGCCCTGCTGCTGGGCAATGGCCTCAGCCGGGCACTGTGGAAGCCGTTCGGCTACTTCTCGCTGTTCGAGGAAGCGCAGCGCGCCGGCCGCAAGAAAGGCCTGGCCGTCAGCGACCAGGCCCTGTTCAAGTCGTTGGGCACGGAACTGTTCGAGCCCGTGCTCAGCACCCTCAACACCACGGTCCGCGCCAATGCCGCGCTGGCCATCAATTCCACCGCGCCGCTGAACCGCTACTACTCGATCAAGGAAGCGCTGATCCACGCCGTTCGCACCGTCCATCTGCCGTGGCCACGCATGCCGGTCGCCACCTTGGCAGCGCTCAACCAGGCCCTGCGTGGCTACCGCAGCATCTATACCAGCAACTACGACCTGCTGCTGCCATGGGCCGTGCAACACGCACCTCACGGCTTTGCCGAACTGTTCGACGAGCAAGGTTTCTTCGACGTGCGTTGCACCCACAGTGAGGGCCCCCGGCTGCTGTATCTGCACGGCGGCCTGCACCTGCTCAAGCTGCCCGACGGCAGCACCCGCCAGCGCAGCGCCGACAGCGCCGAACTGCTCGATGGCTTTGCCGTGAACATCCCCGGCGAAGTACCGCTGTTCGTCAACGAAGACCGCAGCGACGAGAAACTGCGCGCCATCCGCAACTCGGACTACCTGAGCTGGTGCCTGGGGCAACTGGCGCGGGAAAGCCAGGGACTGTGCCTGTTCGGGCAGCATCTGGACAGCACTGACCAGCACCTGCTCGAAGCCATTCGGCAAGCCCGCCCGAAGCATCTGGCGGTGGCCATACGGCCGTTGAGCGCAGCTTCGGTGATCAACCAGAAGCAGCATTTCGTCGATCGGTTGGGGGATTTGCCTGGCACGGCTCTGCATTTCTTCGATGCCGGTACGCATCCGTTGGGTGACGCGGAATTGGCGACAGGTTTGCCGCCAATCCGCTGA
- a CDS encoding tetratricopeptide repeat protein, with protein MNRIGLLLPVIAVLSGCQSMGPEVNGVRSVYSAGNSVLYQVQAQSNSPDQAMQVAAMAYQAGDLDQALYQYLRVLELAPERYEALVWVGRIHRERGNNQLAEMAFNEVLAKAPENPDALTELGLLNLSLRKYEQAKALLLKAVAVDQKRFAKDPNNTQAGAAALRVDSKSPLKAYNGLGVLADLADNFAEAQTYYRLAELIEPRSAFVQNSLGYSYYMAGQWGEAEQRYKRGVSYDGTYKPLWRNYGLLLARMARYEEAVSAFEQVEKRAEASNDVGYVCLVEGKLDIAEQFFRSAIEQSPGHYAVAWENLNRVQQVRQIRHLGGNAAVAEPVAVGPVVQVTTASAP; from the coding sequence ATGAACAGGATCGGTTTGTTATTGCCCGTGATAGCCGTGCTGTCAGGGTGCCAGAGCATGGGGCCGGAGGTGAACGGTGTACGTTCGGTCTATTCGGCGGGCAACTCGGTGCTCTACCAGGTGCAGGCACAGAGCAACTCGCCCGACCAGGCGATGCAGGTTGCGGCCATGGCCTACCAGGCCGGTGACCTGGACCAGGCACTGTACCAGTACCTGCGCGTCCTCGAACTGGCCCCGGAACGCTATGAGGCGCTGGTCTGGGTGGGCCGTATCCACCGTGAGCGTGGCAATAACCAGCTTGCCGAAATGGCCTTCAACGAAGTGCTGGCCAAGGCACCTGAAAACCCCGATGCCCTGACGGAGCTGGGCCTGCTGAACCTGTCTCTGCGTAAATATGAACAAGCCAAGGCGCTGCTGTTGAAAGCCGTCGCCGTGGATCAGAAACGTTTCGCCAAGGACCCGAACAACACCCAGGCTGGGGCGGCCGCACTCAGGGTCGACAGCAAGTCGCCGCTGAAGGCGTACAACGGGCTGGGGGTGCTCGCCGACCTGGCTGACAACTTCGCCGAGGCCCAGACCTACTACCGCCTGGCCGAGCTCATCGAGCCACGTTCCGCATTCGTGCAGAACAGCCTGGGCTACTCCTACTACATGGCCGGGCAATGGGGCGAAGCCGAGCAGCGCTACAAGCGTGGGGTGAGTTACGACGGTACCTACAAACCGCTATGGCGCAACTATGGCTTGCTGCTGGCCCGCATGGCGCGCTATGAGGAGGCCGTGTCTGCCTTCGAACAGGTCGAAAAACGTGCCGAAGCCAGCAATGACGTCGGCTACGTCTGCCTGGTGGAAGGCAAGCTGGATATTGCCGAGCAGTTTTTCCGCAGCGCGATCGAACAGTCGCCCGGGCACTATGCCGTCGCCTGGGAGAACCTGAACAGGGTCCAGCAGGTGCGGCAGATTCGCCATTTGGGCGGCAATGCAGCAGTGGCAGAGCCCGTTGCGGTGGGCCCGGTGGTGCAGGTGACGACCGCATCGGCGCCCTGA
- a CDS encoding type II secretion system F family protein yields the protein MDYLLGLLSGVTDSEALARLLIVGAIGVSTVIAVVTVTLLVLGLQSPLQRRLALIKREHSSVASGREAPGNLQLLLERVGRRVAPSAADKVSATRTLLTHAGYGSASSVQVYWAVRLLLPMILLGVSLLVLPMVPNLSQLTGLGVVLIGVATGWLLPAVYVDKRKKARQGRLRAAFPDALDLMVVCVESGLALPQAIERVAEEMAVSQAELAEELALVNAQIRAGISSTEALRQLADRTGLEDIQGLVSLLAQSIRFGTSVAATLRIYAEEFRDRRMQAAEEMGAKIGTKLVFPLIFCLWPSFFLVAIGPVIIGIIKTFGKP from the coding sequence ATGGACTATTTGCTCGGTTTGTTGAGTGGGGTGACGGACAGCGAGGCACTGGCACGCCTGCTGATCGTTGGTGCGATCGGGGTGAGCACGGTCATTGCGGTAGTCACCGTGACGTTGCTGGTGCTGGGCTTGCAGAGCCCGCTGCAACGCCGCCTTGCCTTGATCAAGCGTGAACATTCCAGCGTTGCGTCCGGGCGCGAGGCACCCGGCAACCTGCAGTTGCTACTGGAACGGGTCGGTCGGCGCGTTGCTCCGTCTGCCGCCGACAAGGTTTCGGCGACCCGGACCCTGCTGACCCATGCCGGTTATGGCTCGGCGTCGTCGGTACAGGTGTATTGGGCCGTACGCCTGCTGTTGCCAATGATACTGCTAGGTGTGTCGCTGCTGGTGTTGCCCATGGTGCCGAACCTTTCCCAGCTGACCGGTCTGGGCGTGGTGCTGATCGGTGTTGCCACCGGATGGCTGCTGCCGGCGGTTTATGTCGACAAGCGCAAGAAGGCGCGACAGGGGCGGTTGCGCGCAGCTTTCCCTGACGCTCTGGACTTGATGGTGGTGTGCGTGGAGTCGGGCCTGGCGCTACCCCAGGCTATCGAGCGGGTGGCTGAGGAAATGGCGGTCAGCCAGGCTGAACTGGCCGAGGAACTGGCCTTGGTCAACGCGCAGATCCGCGCGGGTATTTCCAGTACCGAAGCGCTCAGGCAACTGGCCGACCGCACTGGCCTGGAAGACATCCAGGGCCTGGTCAGCCTGCTGGCGCAGAGTATCCGCTTCGGCACCAGCGTCGCGGCGACCTTGCGCATCTATGCCGAGGAGTTTCGCGACCGGCGCATGCAGGCCGCCGAGGAAATGGGCGCGAAAATCGGAACGAAGCTGGTTTTTCCGCTAATTTTCTGTCTGTGGCCAAGCTTTTTTCTGGTAGCCATCGGCCCGGTGATCATCGGGATAATAAAAACGTTCGGGAAGCCATGA
- a CDS encoding type II secretion system F family protein, with translation MSQIPGEYILVFLGMVFIAVFLLSQGLVVPVFGEAGKVRKRIRGRLLILERASHLPNMQTVLRQKYLTRLSPLEAWLEQLPFMATLTQMIEQAGHEYRAYRVLLSGLVLAAAVGMLAWLFFPYWWLALVAAFVAFWLPLLKIMRDRGKRFTKFEEGLPDALEAMCRALRAGHPFNETLRLVADEHKGPVAQEFGLTFADINYGNDVRRAMLGLLERMPSMTVMMLVTSILIHRETGGNLTEVLERLSSLIRGRFRFQRKVRTMSAEGRMSAWVLVAIPFVLAAAIIVTSPDYLTLLIKDPTGQMFVMAAFGSMVVGIFWIRRIIRIEI, from the coding sequence ATGAGCCAGATACCCGGCGAATACATCCTGGTGTTTCTCGGCATGGTGTTCATTGCCGTGTTCCTGCTCAGCCAGGGATTGGTGGTGCCGGTGTTCGGCGAGGCGGGCAAGGTGCGCAAGCGTATCCGCGGCCGCCTGCTGATACTGGAGCGGGCGAGCCATCTGCCAAACATGCAGACCGTGTTGCGGCAGAAGTACCTGACACGTCTGTCGCCGCTGGAGGCGTGGCTCGAGCAATTGCCGTTCATGGCGACGCTGACGCAGATGATCGAGCAGGCCGGGCATGAATACCGGGCCTATCGGGTGTTGTTGAGCGGGCTCGTGCTGGCAGCGGCAGTCGGCATGCTGGCCTGGCTGTTCTTTCCCTACTGGTGGCTGGCGTTGGTGGCTGCGTTCGTGGCGTTCTGGTTGCCGCTGTTGAAAATCATGCGCGACCGTGGCAAGCGTTTCACCAAATTCGAGGAAGGCTTGCCGGATGCACTGGAAGCCATGTGCCGGGCGTTGCGGGCCGGGCACCCGTTCAATGAGACCCTGCGCCTGGTGGCGGATGAGCACAAGGGGCCGGTGGCACAGGAATTCGGCCTGACCTTCGCCGACATCAACTACGGCAACGATGTACGCCGGGCCATGCTCGGCCTGCTGGAGCGCATGCCCAGCATGACGGTGATGATGCTCGTCACTTCGATCCTCATCCACCGCGAGACCGGCGGCAACCTGACCGAAGTGCTGGAGCGCCTGAGCAGCCTGATCCGCGGGCGGTTCCGTTTTCAGCGCAAGGTCAGGACGATGTCGGCCGAAGGGCGCATGTCGGCCTGGGTGCTGGTGGCCATACCCTTCGTGCTGGCGGCAGCGATCATCGTCACCAGCCCGGATTACCTGACGTTGCTGATCAAGGACCCTACCGGACAAATGTTCGTCATGGCCGCTTTCGGCTCCATGGTGGTGGGGATTTTCTGGATTCGCCGAATTATCCGTATCGAGATCTAG
- a CDS encoding CpaF family protein, with the protein MLSDFRNRLRKQAGTPEAASPPQQSGGAKDPAEAPMAWEHSTPDVLFETRSQVTQVEAEWREKTYQQLLKVMDLSLLDSLGQAEAVRQIRDICQRLLDEHSAPVSSASRQLIIKQITDEVLGLGPLEPLLADHTVSDILVNGHDSVYVERFGKLQRTDVRFRDDQHLLNIIDRIVSSLGRRIDESSPLVAPRLKDGSRVNAIIPPLAIDGPSVSIRRFAVDLLNTDSLIQTGALTPAIALLLKAIVRGRLNVLISGGTGCGKTTMLNVLSSFIPHNERIVTIEDSAELQLQQPHVVRLETRPANIEGRGEVGQRELVRNSLRMRPDRIVIGEVRGAEALDMLTAMNTGHDGSLTTIHANTARDALGRIENMVLMSGATFPIKAMRQQIASAIDVVIQLERQEDGKRRLVSVQEINGMEGEIITMTEIFSFVRNGVGEQGQVLGDFRPSGMVPGFRDALAKRGIELPLAMFRPEWMEARQP; encoded by the coding sequence ATGCTTAGCGATTTCCGTAACCGTTTGCGCAAACAGGCTGGCACCCCGGAGGCCGCCTCGCCGCCCCAGCAGAGTGGCGGCGCCAAGGATCCGGCAGAGGCACCGATGGCATGGGAGCATTCAACACCGGATGTGCTGTTCGAAACCAGGAGCCAGGTTACCCAGGTGGAAGCCGAGTGGCGCGAGAAGACCTATCAGCAATTGCTGAAGGTCATGGACCTGTCCCTGCTCGACTCGCTCGGGCAGGCCGAGGCCGTGCGCCAGATCCGCGATATTTGCCAACGCCTGCTCGACGAGCATTCGGCACCGGTCAGTTCGGCCAGCCGGCAGTTGATCATCAAGCAGATCACTGACGAAGTGCTTGGCCTTGGCCCGCTGGAGCCGCTGCTGGCCGACCACACGGTGTCCGACATCCTGGTGAACGGGCATGACTCGGTGTACGTCGAGCGCTTTGGCAAGTTGCAACGCACCGACGTGCGTTTTCGCGATGACCAGCACCTGCTGAACATCATCGATCGCATCGTCTCCAGCCTGGGCCGACGCATCGACGAGTCCTCGCCGCTGGTCGCCCCCCGGCTCAAGGACGGCTCGCGGGTCAACGCAATTATCCCGCCACTGGCCATCGATGGGCCCAGCGTCTCGATCCGCCGCTTTGCGGTGGACCTGCTCAATACCGACAGCCTGATCCAGACCGGCGCCCTGACACCGGCCATCGCCCTGCTGCTCAAGGCGATCGTGCGGGGGCGGCTGAATGTGTTGATTTCCGGCGGCACCGGCTGCGGCAAGACCACCATGCTCAACGTGCTGTCCAGTTTCATCCCGCACAACGAACGGATTGTCACCATCGAAGACTCGGCCGAGCTGCAATTGCAACAGCCACACGTGGTACGCCTGGAGACCCGGCCGGCGAACATCGAGGGGCGCGGTGAGGTCGGCCAGCGCGAGCTGGTGCGCAACAGCCTGCGGATGCGTCCCGACCGCATCGTGATCGGCGAGGTGCGTGGCGCCGAGGCGCTGGACATGCTGACGGCGATGAACACCGGCCACGATGGCTCGCTGACCACCATCCACGCCAACACTGCACGCGATGCCCTGGGCCGGATCGAGAACATGGTGCTGATGTCGGGCGCCACGTTCCCGATCAAGGCGATGCGTCAGCAGATCGCATCGGCCATCGATGTGGTGATCCAGCTGGAGCGGCAGGAAGACGGCAAGCGGCGCCTGGTCAGTGTGCAGGAAATCAACGGCATGGAAGGCGAGATCATCACCATGACCGAGATCTTCTCTTTTGTCCGCAATGGCGTGGGCGAACAGGGCCAGGTGCTCGGCGACTTCCGCCCGAGCGGCATGGTCCCGGGCTTTCGCGATGCGCTGGCCAAGCGCGGTATCGAATTGCCCCTGGCGATGTTCAGGCCTGAATGGATGGAGGCTCGTCAGCCATGA
- a CDS encoding AAA family ATPase — translation MLNLSEPSVSATSSKSRKRLLISSSDALALRQLQEICQRIPALEVNVRQVGNGHCDPLFGLDRMPDLLLLRVGQLWREELAALLQRPAHERPPLLLCGQLDDREGMRLAMQAGARDFLPEPIVATELIAALGRMVTEAQSSSESAGKLVAVMNAKGGSGGTVLACNLAHQLSLKGNALLLDLDLQFGSVSHHLDVAQSHSQLDVLQQIKDMDGVALRGFCNHFSPSLHVLGSRSNELCLPQDVQAEQLDALLQLARCNYDWVVADLPRQIDHITASVLEQADRVFVVMQQSVNHLRDASALARILRDDLGVRGNQLEVVVNRYDKAAPVSLKDIGEALRCTHIVKLPNDFNVINQSQNTGVPLGLQAPRSAIAQALRGLAEELAGTQVATDSGLFTRAFKRVFRG, via the coding sequence ATGCTGAATCTAAGTGAACCCTCTGTATCGGCAACTTCCAGCAAGTCCAGGAAGCGCCTGCTGATCAGCAGCTCGGATGCCTTGGCCTTGCGTCAGCTGCAGGAAATCTGCCAGCGCATTCCGGCGCTTGAGGTCAATGTCCGGCAGGTGGGCAACGGCCATTGCGACCCGCTTTTCGGCTTGGACCGGATGCCCGACCTGTTGCTGTTGCGCGTCGGCCAGTTGTGGCGCGAGGAGCTGGCGGCCCTGTTGCAACGTCCGGCCCATGAGCGCCCGCCGCTGTTGCTGTGCGGCCAGCTGGACGACCGGGAAGGCATGCGCCTGGCAATGCAGGCCGGGGCCCGCGATTTTCTGCCGGAGCCGATCGTGGCCACAGAGCTGATCGCCGCACTGGGCCGGATGGTCACAGAGGCCCAGAGCAGCAGCGAGTCGGCCGGGAAACTGGTCGCGGTGATGAATGCCAAGGGCGGCTCCGGTGGCACGGTACTGGCTTGCAACCTGGCGCATCAGCTAAGCCTCAAGGGCAACGCCCTGTTGCTGGACCTGGACCTGCAGTTTGGCAGTGTGTCGCACCATCTGGATGTCGCACAGTCGCACAGTCAACTGGACGTACTGCAGCAGATAAAGGACATGGATGGCGTTGCGCTGCGCGGCTTCTGCAACCATTTCAGCCCGTCCCTGCATGTGCTGGGCAGCCGCAGCAATGAGCTGTGCCTGCCACAGGATGTCCAGGCCGAACAACTCGATGCGCTGCTGCAGCTGGCCCGTTGCAACTATGACTGGGTCGTGGCCGACCTGCCGCGGCAGATCGATCACATCACCGCTTCGGTGCTGGAGCAGGCGGATCGGGTTTTCGTGGTCATGCAGCAGAGCGTCAACCATCTGCGGGACGCCAGCGCCCTGGCGCGCATTCTGCGCGATGACCTGGGTGTGCGTGGCAACCAGCTCGAGGTGGTGGTCAACCGTTACGACAAGGCGGCGCCGGTCAGCCTCAAGGACATCGGCGAGGCGCTGCGCTGTACCCATATCGTCAAACTGCCCAATGACTTCAACGTCATCAACCAGAGCCAGAACACCGGTGTGCCATTAGGTCTGCAAGCGCCTCGCTCCGCGATCGCCCAGGCACTGCGAGGGCTGGCCGAAGAACTTGCCGGCACGCAGGTGGCCACTGACAGCGGGTTGTTCACGCGTGCCTTCAAGCGTGTCTTTCGGGGGTGA
- a CDS encoding TadE family protein has protein sequence MKRRGMRGVYVVEFAFVSVLLFTLLFGVLEMGRLYYTVNVLNESVRRGARLAAVCNISDPVVLRRAIFNSAGDSGVSSLLADLDTGDLTLRYLDQNGALVASPGDLASASGFAAIRYVQLTLQNFQFSLFIPAIGASITLPAFKATLPRESLGRHPKADVAPEITPC, from the coding sequence ATGAAACGCAGGGGCATGCGCGGGGTATACGTGGTGGAGTTCGCCTTCGTCAGTGTATTGCTGTTCACCCTGTTGTTCGGGGTGCTGGAAATGGGTCGGCTGTATTACACCGTGAACGTGCTGAACGAGTCTGTGCGGCGTGGCGCACGCCTGGCGGCGGTGTGCAATATCAGCGACCCGGTCGTGCTGCGCCGGGCGATCTTCAACAGCGCCGGCGACAGTGGCGTCAGCAGCCTGTTGGCCGACCTTGATACCGGCGACCTGACTCTGCGCTACCTGGACCAGAACGGCGCGCTGGTGGCCAGCCCCGGTGACCTGGCGAGTGCCAGCGGGTTTGCCGCAATCCGCTATGTCCAGCTGACCCTGCAGAACTTTCAGTTCAGCCTGTTCATTCCAGCTATCGGGGCATCCATAACCTTGCCCGCATTCAAGGCGACCCTGCCGCGCGAAAGCCTGGGCCGTCATCCCAAGGCGGACGTCGCACCGGAGATCACGCCATGCTGA
- a CDS encoding TadE/TadG family type IV pilus assembly protein, producing MELHRCKRAQRQQGVAIVEFTLALPLLLLTLLAFGELGRMLYQYNSLLQGSRDAARFVASRAWNATQGKVEVSPDLECMTKYVAVYGAPSTSPCSLTGMPANTTVQVAKLAGTNDHVQVTVNYVFSPLIASGLPAFVGNSVALNFPLVATTVMRAL from the coding sequence ATGGAACTTCACCGGTGCAAGCGCGCGCAACGCCAGCAAGGGGTGGCAATCGTCGAGTTCACGCTGGCCCTGCCCTTGTTGTTGTTGACATTGCTGGCCTTTGGCGAACTCGGCCGCATGCTTTACCAGTACAACAGCCTGTTGCAGGGCAGCCGTGATGCTGCGCGGTTTGTTGCCAGCAGAGCGTGGAACGCGACCCAAGGCAAGGTCGAGGTAAGCCCCGACCTCGAGTGCATGACCAAATACGTGGCGGTGTATGGTGCCCCGTCGACATCCCCCTGCAGCCTCACCGGGATGCCGGCCAACACTACCGTGCAGGTGGCCAAGCTGGCCGGCACCAACGACCACGTGCAGGTGACCGTCAACTATGTGTTTTCTCCTCTGATCGCCAGCGGCCTCCCGGCTTTTGTCGGCAACAGCGTGGCGCTGAACTTCCCGCTGGTCGCCACCACCGTGATGAGGGCGCTGTGA
- a CDS encoding pilus assembly protein TadG-related protein, whose translation MTPRAQRVFTAWPGQQRGAVTIIIVIALVAILMMAALVLDGGHMLLNKTRLQNAVDAAALSGAKTLSQVMGAGNAATATRDAALFTLNENAKAAGNQELLTAIGGNLDAFAVVELADNVYGPFSFPGPTNASYVRVSVPNYSLAGFFWSIAQSVGPGTVGAKSLAAIATAGPSPTSPCNLAPLLVCGDPAKYNPDAGMFWGYRFGDLEVLKSAAKNSDPIGPGNFQLLDFGAGGKDVGELMAGGGSVCRNVGDSVDTKPGNTVGPSVQGLNTRFGDYTGSFKGTDYPPDLVTTYDNPLIKYNDAVTPARVEYQGQPVASSNGNLSAGGTQLFDYNDYASRAAACVAGAGSGCQASGVFERRILRIVVGDCSGKNAGASSIPAIGFGCFYVLQPAENKGGDSQIFGQFVKQCGGDNVPGPTPQDDSGPQIIQLYKTFINGSGTPSIDS comes from the coding sequence ATGACTCCTCGAGCCCAACGTGTGTTCACCGCGTGGCCAGGCCAGCAGCGGGGGGCAGTCACCATCATTATCGTGATCGCCCTGGTCGCGATCCTGATGATGGCGGCGTTGGTGCTCGATGGCGGCCATATGCTGTTGAACAAGACGCGTCTGCAAAACGCCGTGGATGCCGCTGCCCTGAGTGGCGCAAAGACGCTGAGCCAGGTGATGGGCGCTGGCAACGCCGCGACTGCTACACGGGATGCCGCGCTGTTTACCCTGAACGAAAATGCCAAGGCTGCGGGCAATCAGGAGCTGTTGACGGCCATCGGTGGCAACCTTGACGCGTTTGCCGTGGTGGAGCTGGCAGACAATGTCTACGGGCCGTTCTCCTTCCCCGGGCCGACCAATGCCAGCTATGTGCGGGTATCGGTGCCCAACTACTCGCTGGCAGGCTTTTTCTGGAGCATCGCCCAGTCAGTCGGCCCCGGCACTGTCGGGGCCAAGAGCCTGGCAGCGATCGCCACCGCCGGGCCGAGCCCGACCAGCCCCTGCAACCTGGCGCCGCTGCTGGTGTGTGGCGACCCGGCAAAATACAACCCGGATGCCGGCATGTTCTGGGGCTATCGCTTCGGTGACCTGGAGGTGTTGAAGTCTGCCGCGAAGAACAGCGACCCGATTGGCCCCGGCAATTTTCAGCTGCTCGACTTTGGTGCGGGCGGCAAGGACGTTGGCGAACTCATGGCAGGCGGCGGCTCGGTCTGCCGTAACGTCGGTGACAGCGTCGATACCAAGCCTGGCAACACCGTCGGCCCTTCCGTCCAGGGCCTGAACACGCGCTTCGGCGACTACACCGGGTCATTCAAGGGCACCGACTATCCGCCTGACCTGGTGACCACCTACGACAACCCGCTGATCAAGTACAACGACGCCGTCACACCGGCGCGGGTGGAATACCAGGGCCAACCTGTCGCGTCGAGCAATGGCAACCTGTCTGCCGGTGGCACCCAGCTGTTCGACTACAACGACTATGCATCGCGTGCCGCCGCTTGCGTCGCAGGCGCGGGAAGCGGGTGCCAGGCGAGCGGGGTTTTCGAGCGCAGGATACTGAGGATCGTGGTGGGCGATTGCTCTGGCAAGAACGCCGGGGCGTCATCGATTCCGGCCATCGGTTTCGGTTGCTTCTACGTGCTCCAGCCAGCCGAAAACAAGGGCGGGGATTCGCAGATCTTCGGCCAGTTCGTCAAGCAATGCGGTGGCGACAACGTACCTGGGCCCACGCCGCAAGACGACTCAGGCCCACAGATCATTCAGCTCTACAAAACCTTCATCAATGGCAGTGGCACACCGAGCATCGACTCCTAG